CGCGTAATAACAGAGGCGTTGATTTATGACGATCGAATAGACGACGTGTACGATTTTGAGATAGAACGAGAGGCGGACAAATTGTTCGTCTCTTTTTACGTTGATACGACGGATGGTTTGACGATAGAAGTCGTTGAGGGGGTGTGACATTGTACGAACAGCAAACACGTGAGGCAATACTGGAACGAATACTCGAAAGGTCCCGGCCGGACGTAGATAAGCGGCCCGGGGCGATCTTGTATGATGCGACGGCTCCGGTAGCGCCCGAACTAGAGGCACTATGGCTAGAGTTAGACGTAGTTTACGATAAGGGCTTCGCAATAAAGACTGACGGTACTTTGTCGTCTTACAACGAATGGCTGACGCGTCGATGCGCCGAACTCGGTGTCTATCGGAAGCCCTCCGAAAAGGCGAAGGGCACCGTTACTATTTACGGTCATGAGAGTACGGAAATCCCTGTAGGTACCGAAGTCTCTACGGACGGTGACGAGCCAATCTACTTTGAAGTAACGGAGTTTGGCGTCATTTTAAACGGGACTGTTACGTTAGCCACGAAAGCAATTGAGGGCGGAAAATCGGGCAACGTGGGAGCTGGCGAAATCAAGCTAACGCAGGGCAATATCACAGGGATAACCGGCGTTACTAACGATCTGCCTTTCGAGGGCGGCATCGATGAAGAATCGGACGGGGCCCTACTAGAACGGTACCTTGATCGCGTCCGAAAGCCCATAACGTCAGGCAACCGACATCATTACCGTAAGTGGGCGCTTGATGTCGTCGGTATCTCTGATGCGCGAGTATACGAGGTGTGGGACGGACCGGGAACGGTAAAAGTCGTCTTGCTAGACGACCGGAAGCGTGCGCCTTCCCGAGAACTAATCGACAAGGTAGCGACTTACATCGAAAAGGAGCGGCCTGCATGTGCGGAAGTTACGGTCGTTGGGGTAACCGAAATCCCAATCGAGGTAACCGCGAAGATAACGCTTGTGAACGGTCACGCCATCGAAGAGGCACGTGAGGAAGTGACGAAAGCACTAACGGATTATCTCGGTAAGCTCGCGCTAGTTGATTCGGTGGTTCGTTACACACGGGTCGCTGGTGTGGTCGGGGGAGCGGCGTCTGTCCTTGACTATGCCGATCTAACCGTGAATGGTGCCGAAGAAAATATAACAATAGGCACCGATTCTATTGCGGTACTGGGGACGGTGACACTCAGTGAATGACGTAATTAAACGCCGAATGCTCGATTCCTTACCGATTGTTCACTACGGAGAGTCATGTCAAATAAAGAACATAATTGAGCGGGAGTCGGAGGAATTTGCATTATTACACGAAGGGATTCGGGACCTGATCGACCAATTCTTCGTCGATACGGCAACGTGGGGTCTGACGCGATGGGAGTCCGTTGTCGGCGTGCCCACCGATCTAACTAAACCAATCGAACAGCGGCGCTCCGTTATTAAGTCTAAGATACGCGGTACAGGGACGGTTACGTTGGCTGTGCTCGAATCCATTGCGGACGCGTTCTTCCCTGACGCCACGGCAGAAGAGGAGCCGCGCAAGTATGCGGTCATTATCGTAATCGGCGGTGATATCCCCCCGAATCTATACGATGCTTACGTTGCCCTCCGTGAAATGGCGCCGGCTCATGTCGATGTGGTACTCGCGCCTATGCCACGGGAAGTAATCGAAGTGGTCGATACTGTAACGGTAAATCTACGGCGATATCGAACGATCGGCGAACTACGTGTCGGAGATACGATCGGTAAGGAGCAACGGGAGGTGACGATATAGATGGACGGAAGATATCTCGAACGGATCGCGGAGGATATCGCGGCCCGTGCGACTACAATCGTGTTGAATAACCAAACGGTGCCTATTCGGAGTATCAACCGGAATGGAGCGACGGTGACCATACGGACAGAATCAGTCAAAGGGATTGCGCGAGTTTCTTCATTAAGACTGTACGATGAAGCGGGTGGACTGATTGCGGAGAGGCAGGCGGATGTTCCGGTCAGCGAGGGGCAACGTTTGGAATTTCGGTTCAGTTTTGCTATTCGAGAGGGGGCGCGTTGATGTCGTTTAACGCACGGCTAGACTGGGAGTTCGAGGATGATATCACGGAGGGCGACGTCAACCGATGGGAAAAAGGAATAGACGATGCGCACAAGCTACTGGAACAGCACACGGTGGCTATTTCGGCTTTGCAGATTGATGTGAAGACGATAAAAGATGCGGTGTTTAACAACTTCACGGACAACGTGTTTTTTGAAAACTTCGCTACCTTAGACGATATCACACTAACAGAAGGCTGGTATGACGAGGCTAATAAAAGGCTGGTGGTTTTGTAGATGAAAAACGAACAGCAATCTCTTACTGAAAATCGTGTTCCACTATACGTTAACGTTAATGGATATTCTAACGCGATAGGTTCAATCGGGCTGATTTTCAATATAGACAAGGCGATTAAACTAACTGGAATAG
This is a stretch of genomic DNA from Brevibacillus laterosporus DSM 25. It encodes these proteins:
- a CDS encoding baseplate J/gp47 family protein gives rise to the protein MTLYEQQTREAILERILERSRPDVDKRPGAILYDATAPVAPELEALWLELDVVYDKGFAIKTDGTLSSYNEWLTRRCAELGVYRKPSEKAKGTVTIYGHESTEIPVGTEVSTDGDEPIYFEVTEFGVILNGTVTLATKAIEGGKSGNVGAGEIKLTQGNITGITGVTNDLPFEGGIDEESDGALLERYLDRVRKPITSGNRHHYRKWALDVVGISDARVYEVWDGPGTVKVVLLDDRKRAPSRELIDKVATYIEKERPACAEVTVVGVTEIPIEVTAKITLVNGHAIEEAREEVTKALTDYLGKLALVDSVVRYTRVAGVVGGAASVLDYADLTVNGAEENITIGTDSIAVLGTVTLSE
- a CDS encoding putative phage tail protein codes for the protein MNDVIKRRMLDSLPIVHYGESCQIKNIIERESEEFALLHEGIRDLIDQFFVDTATWGLTRWESVVGVPTDLTKPIEQRRSVIKSKIRGTGTVTLAVLESIADAFFPDATAEEEPRKYAVIIVIGGDIPPNLYDAYVALREMAPAHVDVVLAPMPREVIEVVDTVTVNLRRYRTIGELRVGDTIGKEQREVTI